ACCGGGACGGCGTGCTCCACCGCCCCGTCGACGTCGAGCCGCGGCGCGATGCCGGTATCGATAGACAGCACGTCGTAGGGCACCGGCGGCCGCTTGCGGCACAGCACCGTGCGCTTGTCCAGGTCGAGCCCCACCGCCTCGCCGTGGAACAGACGCGCCCCGGCGAAGCGCGCGAGCGGCCCGAGGTCGATGTGGACGTCGTCGAACGCGTAGAGGCCGGCAATCAGGCCGGGCAGCATCCCGGAGTAGGGCGCATGGAGATCGCGCGCGATGATCGTGACCTGCACGCCGGGGATCGGACGCATGCCCAGCCGGCGGAGCACGATGACGTGGCTGTGGCCGCCGCCGACGAGGACGAGATCCTTGAGAACGGGCGCGCCGCTGGTCATGGCGTGCCGGCGGCGCGCGCCAACACGCGTTGGATCGCCGCCGCGAACCGCTCCGGCTCCGGGAGCAGGCTCATCACGAGGAACGCCTCGCGCGGGAAGTCGAAGAAGTAGCCTGGGTGCACGAGCACGTGATCCTGCTCCAGCAGCTCGAGCGCGAGCGCCTCTTCCGACTTCGTGGCCGGAACCTGGACAACAGCGTACCACCCGCCTTCAGTGCGCAGCAGACCTGCCGCCGGATGTTCGGCCACCAACCGGACCAACGTGCGGTGGTTCGCCGCGATGCGGGCGCGGATCTGTTCCCTCACGGAAGCCCCCGCGGTCAGAAGCCGCTCGGCGGCGAGCTGGACCGGCGTGGAGACGGACAGGTAGGTATCCAGAATGAGATCGAGCGCGTCGAGAGCCGGATCGACCTCGCCGCCGGGACCGTCGACGGCTATCCACCCGAGCTTGACCTGCGGCAGGCCGACCGCCTTGGACAGCCCGCCCAGGACGAAGGTAAGCACGTCCGCGGGTCGCTCGAGCACGCTTCGACTGCGTCCGGGGAACGGGTCGATAGGGTAGGGGTTGAACACCTCGTCGACGATCAACCGCAAGCCCCGCTCCCGGCAGAGCGACGTCAGTGACTCGAAATCGTCCGGTGCGAGAAACGACCCGGTCGGGTTGTTGGGATTCACGACGATGATCGCGCGAGCCCGCTGCCCGGTCGCCTCGCGCAACGCGGGAAGGTCGATTCGCCAGGCCCCGTGGTACACCAGCCGGTACGGTACCGGCTTCACGCCTTCGAACCGCGCAAGATGCTCCAGCAGCGGATAGCTCGGCTGCGGCACCAGGACGCTGTC
The window above is part of the Acidobacteriota bacterium genome. Proteins encoded here:
- a CDS encoding pyridoxal phosphate-dependent aminotransferase, which translates into the protein MFSSRVPAARTVNRLSRTHARLRAQGGDVIDLSESNPTRVGLHYPPDLLDCLGSSAALRYDPSPSGLPAARQAVASWLSRLPRVRRSPAATASGEGADPGRVSGPRPVDPGRIALTASTSEAYACLFKLLCDPGDSVLVPQPSYPLLEHLARFEGVKPVPYRLVYHGAWRIDLPALREATGQRARAIIVVNPNNPTGSFLAPDDFESLTSLCRERGLRLIVDEVFNPYPIDPFPGRSRSVLERPADVLTFVLGGLSKAVGLPQVKLGWIAVDGPGGEVDPALDALDLILDTYLSVSTPVQLAAERLLTAGASVREQIRARIAANHRTLVRLVAEHPAAGLLRTEGGWYAVVQVPATKSEEALALELLEQDHVLVHPGYFFDFPREAFLVMSLLPEPERFAAAIQRVLARAAGTP